One part of the Ranitomeya imitator isolate aRanImi1 chromosome 10, aRanImi1.pri, whole genome shotgun sequence genome encodes these proteins:
- the APOA5 gene encoding apolipoprotein A-V has protein sequence MARGKVFYLLLILGIAGCQADYTRNGFWDYFSQVANAKNEWHLHKTPVTEVSGLRNSFQNGVNYVGNIFSPWKSGLQKHLYEDSEGLHKLIRRELQEIQRKIYPYIDEAHQKISKNLEQVQNRLLPYTDELKHHLEWGAKEMVAQFSLSKDHMSNNVPHKLAENIQDQIILQTEKVRAVLIPLGERLLAEIHHAVEELHETLSPQSLTSQEKLTAQVQELSRKLTQNANNLHEKIHKNLDALKEQLVTYPRNLRERFPEGQPNVPVAPYVEEMAAQVHREVEEFQRNTLMQIEHFTHTIKMEMEETKSKMSPATSDLHDTVTSIEEIQEKLESLWTDISLNLK, from the exons ATGGCACGTGGGAAGGTTTTTTACCTGTTGCTGATTTTGGGTATAGCTG GTTGCCAGGCTGATTATACTAGAAATGGCTTCTGGGATTATTTCAGCCAGGTGGCTAATGCGAAAAATGAATGGCACCTTCATAAAACTCCGGTGACCGAAGTCAG CGGCTTGAGAAACAGTTTTCAAAATGGCGTCAACTACGTGGGCAATATCTTTAGTCCATGGAAGAGCGGGCTCCAGAAGCACTTGTATGAAGACTCAGAGGGACTACACAAACTTATCCGTAGGGAACTGCAGGAGATCCAACGGAAGATTTACCCTTACATTGATGAAGCGCACCAGAAGATAAGCAAAAATCTCGAACAGGTCCAGAACCGTCTGCTGCCTTACACCGATGAGCTGAAGCACCATTTGGAGTGGGGCGCAAAGGAGATGGTCGCACAGTTCAGCTTGAGCAAGGATCACATGAGTAATAACGTCCCGCACAAGCTGGCAGAGAACATCCAAGACCAAATCATTCTGCAAACAGAGAAGGTAAGAGCAGTTCTAATTCCATTGGGCGAAAGACTCCTGGCAGAGATCCACCATGCAGTTGAAGAACTCCATGAGACCCTTTCTCCTCAATCTTTGACCTCCCAGGAAAAGCTAACGGCTCAGGTACAAGAATTATCTCGTAAATTGACTCAGAACGCAAATAATTTGCACGAGAAAATCCATAAAAACCTGGATGCACTGAAAGAACAGTTGGTGACGTATCCTCGAAATTTGAGAGAGAGGTTTCCTGAAGGTCAACCCAACGTACCGGTGGCTCCTTATGTTGAAGAGATGGCGGCTCAGGTGCACAGAGAAGTCGAGGAGTTTCAGAGGAATACCCTGATGCAGATTGAACACTTTACCCATACTATTAAAATGGAAATGGAGGAGACGAAGTCCAAAATGTCTCCGGCTACGTCAGACTTACACGACACGGTGACTTCGATAGAGGAAATACAGGAGAAACTGGAGTCTTTGTGGACGGATATATCACTGAACTTAAAATGA